In Chloroflexota bacterium, the genomic window CTCCCATCGCGTATTGCCTCCACGCCTCTTCGGGGCTTGAAGGCATCGCCAATCACATATACTTCTCCCACTGTTCCTCGAATCTCCGCCGAAAGCATATCCCCAGGCTTAACGCCACAAGCCAAAACTATTGTATCAAAGGCTTCCAATGTCTCCTCACTGCCATTCCGTGATACAACCACCCTGCCCTTAGGCTGGATCCCCTTGACCTTTGTAGATGTGAGCATCTGGATGCTCTGTGTTCTTATTCTGTTCATAAGATGCCACCGAACCGTTGCCCCCATGTCAGCCCCAACACGTTTCAGTTGCTCTACCACTACGACCTCTTTCCCCTTTTGTGCCAAAAATTCAGCCGTCTCTATCCCAGTCATACCTCCTCCAATCACCAACACCCGGCGACCAGCTTCTTGGCCTCGCAGAATATCCCAGGCGGTAGTTACTTCTTCACAATCAACCCCGGTTATGGCAGGCACAAGAGGCATCGCCCCAGTGGCCACAACCACTACGTCAGGCTTTAACCTTCCCACCATTTCCAAAGAAACCTTCTTGCCCACATTCCGCTCTACCCCCAGTTTTTCAAGCTGCCAAGACAGATAATCCAAAAGCTTTATATGATCCTGTTTATGCGGAGGTTTGCTTGCCAGTATCCACTGCCCGCCAGTCTCTTCGTCCTCTTCATACAAACTGACCTCATGCCCCCTCAGAGCAGCAACTCTGGCTGCCTCCAAACCTGCCAGACCACCACCTATCACCAACACCTTCTTGGAGCGAGAAGCAGGCACAATTCCCATCTCTCTTTCTCTGCCTGCTTCGGGATTAACCGTACAAGTTATCGGTTTTATGGCATTACCATCATCTATGCAGACATTGCAGGCAATGCATCTCCTGATTTCCCTGAACTCTCCTCTCAAAGCCTTGTTTGGCAGATCAGGGTCAGCCAGAAGACCCCTGGCTACAGCTATCAAATCAGCTTTCCCTGACACCAGCACTTCGTCCGCCACCCAGGGGTCGTCAAGCCGACCGGCAACTGCCACCGGAATCCTAACCACATCCTTGACCCCTTTCGACAGGTTGGCATTGCAGCCGCGCGGTTGATCATAGGGAGGCACGATAACAGGATACGAGCCGTATGCCCCCCCTGAAACACCTATAAGATCAGCACCCGCCACCTCCAGTAAGCAAGCAGTGCGCTGTGCCATGTCCAGTGTCACCCCACCAGGTATATAGTCAGAGCCATTTATCCTGCAACTGACGGGGAAGCCCCTGCCCAACCTTTCCTTGATAAGCCTTACGATATCAACCACAAATCGGGCCCTTCCCTCCACACTGCCACCATACTTGTCGCTCCGCTTATTAGTGTGGGGAGAAAGAAAGCTGCTTAACAAATAACCATGGCAGCCATGAAGCTCCACCAGATCAAAACCGGCATCCCTGGCCCGCCGGGCTGCCCCGGCAAATTTTTCTACCAGATCCTCAACCTCACTCGTGGTCAACTCTTTGGGTACCTCATCATACGGTGACAACGGAATTGGTGAAGGAGCCACTGGTTTGTAGCCCTTGATTTCTCCACCCTGTCTGCCAAGATGCATCAGTTGGATACCCATCAGAGCACCGTTAGAATGCACCAAGTCGGTTAATTCCTTCAGCCGAGGGATAACCTGATCATCATATATCCCTAGCTGGATAGGTGACGCCATGCTTATGTCAACAATTCCCGGCGTCAAGACTATGAGGGCAACGCCTCCCCTGGCACGAGCAGCATAGAAATCCTTCACCCTATCACTAACCCTGCCATCCACCGCCAATCGATCGATCATAGGTGGCATGATTATCCTGTTCTTCAGTCTGAGTCTTCCAACCTTGATAGGCGTAAACAGTTTCTGCAATACTCTATCAGAGGACCTTGCAAGGGAATCTGTCTTGTCAATCTTTCCTGCCATTCAGCTCCTACCGTGTCTTGCTTAACTCAATGAACCGTTCTTATGATGCACTTTCAAACCTGCAAAGCTACTTCAAAAAAAGCTGTCACCTTCCGGCCAACCTCCGCTTCATATCCCCCCCAGAAATGATCGGCTCCAGCAATGACCTCACACTGGCTCAGTCCAGGTAATCCTGCAGTCAAACGCTCTACCTTGTGAGATGAAATAAAACCATCCTCGCTGCCACAGAGAAAGAGTTTAGGAACTGCATAACTCTTCAACTGTTCCCACTCTGCGTCCATTAAGAAGGGGGACACCAGTGCTAAGGCTCGCACTCTCTGCTGTCGCAACGCTACCGGGAGCGCTACCTTGGCCCCGAAGGAATAGCCTGCTAAACCTATCCTGCTTTGATCAACCTTGTTCAAAGATTCCAGGAAAGCAAGAGCGGCAACTACATCCTCCTGCTCACCATTACCCTCACCATATTCACCTTCACTCCTGCCAACACCCCGGAAGTTGAAACGCAAGGCAGCAGTTGAGGCTTCGGCAAGAGCATCACTTATCGCCAAAACTACATTGTTATACATGTCCCCACCATAAAGCGGGTGCGGATGGCATACGACTACTGCAGGAAGCGGTGCGTCTCCCTTCGGCAAGTGCAGAATCCCTTCGAACTCCAGACCAACTCCAGAGAACCTTACACAGTCCTGAGTTACTTTTTTCCTTTCCACCATTCCTTGATCCTGGCCTTAATCTCTTTTTCGTAGCCCTGGTCACCAGGGCTATAGTAACGTCTATCCCGGAGGCTATCAGGCAGGTTCTGTTGCTCCACAAAGTGCCCCTCGTAATCATGAGCGTACTTGTAGTCTTTACCATACCCCGACTCTCGCATCAGAGGAGTTACCGGATTCCGCAAATGCATGGGCACAGGCTGATTGCCGGTCTGCCTTATATCCTTTTGCACTTCGGAGTAAGCTCGATATAGAGAGTTACTCTTTGGGGCAGTAGCCAGATATACCACCGCCTCAGCCAGAGCCAGATTGCCTTCTGGCATGCCCACAAAATGGACTGCCTGTTGAGCAGCTACAGCTACTGCCAGGGCTTGAGGATCGGCCATACCCACATCTTCGGAGGCAAAACGCACAAGTCGTCGGACAACGTATAAGGGGTCCTCTCCTGCCTCCAGCATCCGGCCAAGCCAGTATAAAGCAGCATCCGGATCTGAGCCCCTCAGGGACTTATGTAAAGCAGAGATCAGGTTGTAGTGTTCTTCCCCGGCTCTATCATAGAGTAGCGCGCGATGCTGAAGGGCATCCTCGACAGTAGCTAGGGAAATCTTCCTCTTGCCCTCCGTATCAGGCTGGGTGGCCAGCGTTGCCAGTTCCAGTGCGTTCAGAGCTATTCGCCCATCCCCATTCGACATAGCAATCAAATGCTCCATAGCATCAGCATCCACTTCAACCTTGAGCTTCCCCAGTCCCCTCTCTTCGTCTTCCAGCGCCCATTTGACGATAATACCCACCTGCTCATCGGTCAGCATATTGAGGGTAAATACCCTGCATCGGGAAAGCAACGGAGAGATGACCTCAAAAGAGGGATTCTCTGTAGTTGCCCCAATAAGAGTTATGGTGCCATCCTCCACATAAGGCAGAATGGCATCCTGCTGAGCTTTGTTGAAGCGGTGGATCTCATCGATAAACAAAATCGTCCGCTGCTGGTACAAACCGCGCCTTTCCTTAGCTTCCGCAACAACGCGGCGCAGATCGGCCACTCCAGAGCTCACGGCTGATACCGGACTGAAATGCGATTTGGTAATACTGGCAACTATGTAAGCCAGCGTAGTCTTGCCGCTTCCCGGTGGCCCCCACAGAATCATAGAAGAGAGTTGGTCAGCCTCGATGCTCTTTCTCACCACCCGCCCTTCCCCCACCAGATGCTCCTGGCCCACAAACTCAGCAAAACTCCTGGGACGCATCCTCGCTGCCAATGGTGCCTCTTGATTCATTTGACGCTCACGCTCAGAATCAAACAGATCCATATTAGTCGAAAAAGCTAATCATTTATACTTTATGTCAAGAGTGCTTCAAAGGAACCCTGTAGTCTGTTCTCCTGCATCTTATCATCATACGTCTGGCTCTGTCATTCCAATATCTCCCGCTTACGACTGCCTGCCCATTTGCCTGATCTTGTCTATCTCCTCATTCACTATGGCGAAGAGAGCCTCACGCTCTTTTCGAAACCTGTGGTTCTCTTGCCGTTTCTTGGCCCAGTCATCAACGGAGGCCAAGACTGTAAACTGGGCTATACTGGACGATAGACAGAAGTCCAACCTTCGAACTGACCTTCGGTCTCGGACAGCCGGACCGCGTTAGGCCAGGAACGGAAGAGGATGCTCTGCCACCGCATCACAGGACCAGATGCCGCCAACACCGCAAGGCCAATATCAGCTAGGGCTCCAACACCACCTTGATAGCGCCCGCTTTCCGGTCACGCGCCACCACAAAGGCCTGCTTGACTTCTGCCAGCGGGTAGCGGTGCGTGATTAACGCCTTGGCAATTTCCGGATGCCTGGCCAGCAGCATCGCGGCAACGTCGAAATCCCGCACAGGGCCGTTCATGGCGTACATGAAGGAGGAGATAGCCGTTATCTCCTTCATCATGGCCGGTATCTGTTGCAGAGTAAGCCCGTTCCAATGCGTCCCGAGCATCAGGATCTTGCCCTTCGGCCGGCACAGCTTGATGGCCCTGTTCACCGCTTTTTCTGTTCCAGCACACTCGACAACGAGATCGTATTGTCCTTCAATCTCTCCCGCTCCAAGGGATTTGCCGGCAGCCTCCTGATGTTCGTAGCGTGCGGACAGCCCCACCGTTGCG contains:
- a CDS encoding FAD-dependent oxidoreductase produces the protein MAGKIDKTDSLARSSDRVLQKLFTPIKVGRLRLKNRIIMPPMIDRLAVDGRVSDRVKDFYAARARGGVALIVLTPGIVDISMASPIQLGIYDDQVIPRLKELTDLVHSNGALMGIQLMHLGRQGGEIKGYKPVAPSPIPLSPYDEVPKELTTSEVEDLVEKFAGAARRARDAGFDLVELHGCHGYLLSSFLSPHTNKRSDKYGGSVEGRARFVVDIVRLIKERLGRGFPVSCRINGSDYIPGGVTLDMAQRTACLLEVAGADLIGVSGGAYGSYPVIVPPYDQPRGCNANLSKGVKDVVRIPVAVAGRLDDPWVADEVLVSGKADLIAVARGLLADPDLPNKALRGEFREIRRCIACNVCIDDGNAIKPITCTVNPEAGREREMGIVPASRSKKVLVIGGGLAGLEAARVAALRGHEVSLYEEDEETGGQWILASKPPHKQDHIKLLDYLSWQLEKLGVERNVGKKVSLEMVGRLKPDVVVVATGAMPLVPAITGVDCEEVTTAWDILRGQEAGRRVLVIGGGMTGIETAEFLAQKGKEVVVVEQLKRVGADMGATVRWHLMNRIRTQSIQMLTSTKVKGIQPKGRVVVSRNGSEETLEAFDTIVLACGVKPGDMLSAEIRGTVGEVYVIGDAFKPRRGVEAIRDGSEIGRKI
- a CDS encoding alpha/beta fold hydrolase; amino-acid sequence: MVERKKVTQDCVRFSGVGLEFEGILHLPKGDAPLPAVVVCHPHPLYGGDMYNNVVLAISDALAEASTAALRFNFRGVGRSEGEYGEGNGEQEDVVAALAFLESLNKVDQSRIGLAGYSFGAKVALPVALRQQRVRALALVSPFLMDAEWEQLKSYAVPKLFLCGSEDGFISSHKVERLTAGLPGLSQCEVIAGADHFWGGYEAEVGRKVTAFFEVALQV
- a CDS encoding replication-associated recombination protein A — encoded protein: MDLFDSERERQMNQEAPLAARMRPRSFAEFVGQEHLVGEGRVVRKSIEADQLSSMILWGPPGSGKTTLAYIVASITKSHFSPVSAVSSGVADLRRVVAEAKERRGLYQQRTILFIDEIHRFNKAQQDAILPYVEDGTITLIGATTENPSFEVISPLLSRCRVFTLNMLTDEQVGIIVKWALEDEERGLGKLKVEVDADAMEHLIAMSNGDGRIALNALELATLATQPDTEGKRKISLATVEDALQHRALLYDRAGEEHYNLISALHKSLRGSDPDAALYWLGRMLEAGEDPLYVVRRLVRFASEDVGMADPQALAVAVAAQQAVHFVGMPEGNLALAEAVVYLATAPKSNSLYRAYSEVQKDIRQTGNQPVPMHLRNPVTPLMRESGYGKDYKYAHDYEGHFVEQQNLPDSLRDRRYYSPGDQGYEKEIKARIKEWWKGKK